In Kogia breviceps isolate mKogBre1 chromosome 19, mKogBre1 haplotype 1, whole genome shotgun sequence, a single genomic region encodes these proteins:
- the CCDC103 gene encoding coiled-coil domain-containing protein 103 isoform X1, whose protein sequence is MSSPPAAQRNTRSRPLEPALPSNAAAPPAPAVRKDPTDAAVSFLPRRTALCLWTSSEECRPRTQETARRSCGSPNQGVGCSKESKARKGENLIRRLGATLTGGGLRGGHVGRLLEQLLGNHSCWAWSTLSRVRQAVTGDPQRKETRALAAGVKAQAMKRNDIIDFKALEKELQAALTADEKYKRENAAKLRAVEQRVASYEEFRGIVLASHLKPLEQKGKIGGKRTVPWNCHSIQGRPSQDETTEISLEKTLLQPETSAEFYRDWRRYLRSGPERYEALLQLGGPKLGRLFQVDVGFGLLGEMLMALADHVRPADRRVVLGILRSLASTGRFTLNLSLMSHAERESCRSLFQKLQAMGTPSLEGRGLGEQRGGFQEEESLLQELLRLYHVD, encoded by the exons ATGAGCTCACCTCCCGCTGCTCAGCGAAATACTCGGAGTAGGCCGCTGGAGCCCGCGCTTCCGTCCAACGCCGCCGCACCGCCTGCGCCCGCTGTTCGGAAGGACCCCACAGACGCCGCGGTCTCGTTTCTGCCCCGGAGGACAGCCCTTTGCCTGTGGACCAGCTCGGAAGAATGCCGGCCGCGGACACAGGAAACTGCGAGGCGGAGTTGTGGGTCCCCAAACCAAGGCGTGGGCTGCTCCAAAGAAAGCAAGGCCCGAAAAGGCGAGAATCTGATCAGGCGCCTCGGGGCTACCCTGACCGGTGGGGGCCTTCGGGGCGGTCACGTGGGCAGGCTGTTGGAGCAGTTGCTGGGCAACCACAGCTGCTGGGCGTGGTCTACGCTGAGCCGAGTTCGTCAGGCGGTAACTGGGGATCCCCAAAGAAAGGAAACCAGGGCCCTGGCTGCCGGGGTGAAG GCAcaggccatgaaaaggaatgacatCATTGACTTCAAGGCTTTGGAGAAAGAGCTGCAGGCTGCACTCACAGCTGATGAGAAGTACAAACGGGAAAATGCTGCCAAGTTACGGGCAGTGGAACAGAGGGTGGCTTCCTATGAGGAGTTCAG GGGTATTGTCCTCGCATCACATCTGAAGCCGCTGGAGCAGAAGGGCAAGATAGGAGGAAAGAGGACAGTGCCCTGGAACTGTCACAGTATTCAGGGAAGGCCCTCCCAGGATGAAACCACTGAAATCTCCCTG GAGAAAACGCTCCTCCAGCCCGAGACCTCGGCTGAGTTCTACCGTGATTGGCGGCGATACTTGCGGAGTGGGCCAGAGCGCTACGAGGCCCTGCTGCAGCTCGGGGGCCCAAAGCTGGGCCGCCTCTTCCAGGTGGATGTGGGGTTTGGGCTTCTAGGGGAGATGCTGATGGCACTGGCTGATCACGTGAGGCCAGCTGACCGGCGGGTGGTGCTGGGGATCCTGCGCAGCCTGGCCAGCACCGGCCGCTTCACCCTGAACCTGAGCCTGATGAGCCATGCGGAGAGAGAGAGCTGCAGATCTTTGTTTCAGAAGCTGCAGGCCATGGGCACCCCCAGCCTGGAggggcggggtctgggggagcAGCGTGGTGGGTTTCAGGAGGAGGAGAGTCTTCTGCAAGAGCTGCTAAGGCTGTACCATGTGGACTGA
- the CCDC103 gene encoding coiled-coil domain-containing protein 103 isoform X2, producing MSSPPAAQRNTRSRPLEPALPSNAAAPPAPAVRKDPTDAAVSFLPRRTALCLWTSSEECRPRTQETARRSCGSPNQGVGCSKESKARKGENLIRRLGATLTGGGLRGGHVGRLLEQLLGNHSCWAWSTLSRVRQAAQAMKRNDIIDFKALEKELQAALTADEKYKRENAAKLRAVEQRVASYEEFRGIVLASHLKPLEQKGKIGGKRTVPWNCHSIQGRPSQDETTEISLEKTLLQPETSAEFYRDWRRYLRSGPERYEALLQLGGPKLGRLFQVDVGFGLLGEMLMALADHVRPADRRVVLGILRSLASTGRFTLNLSLMSHAERESCRSLFQKLQAMGTPSLEGRGLGEQRGGFQEEESLLQELLRLYHVD from the exons ATGAGCTCACCTCCCGCTGCTCAGCGAAATACTCGGAGTAGGCCGCTGGAGCCCGCGCTTCCGTCCAACGCCGCCGCACCGCCTGCGCCCGCTGTTCGGAAGGACCCCACAGACGCCGCGGTCTCGTTTCTGCCCCGGAGGACAGCCCTTTGCCTGTGGACCAGCTCGGAAGAATGCCGGCCGCGGACACAGGAAACTGCGAGGCGGAGTTGTGGGTCCCCAAACCAAGGCGTGGGCTGCTCCAAAGAAAGCAAGGCCCGAAAAGGCGAGAATCTGATCAGGCGCCTCGGGGCTACCCTGACCGGTGGGGGCCTTCGGGGCGGTCACGTGGGCAGGCTGTTGGAGCAGTTGCTGGGCAACCACAGCTGCTGGGCGTGGTCTACGCTGAGCCGAGTTCGTCAGGCG GCAcaggccatgaaaaggaatgacatCATTGACTTCAAGGCTTTGGAGAAAGAGCTGCAGGCTGCACTCACAGCTGATGAGAAGTACAAACGGGAAAATGCTGCCAAGTTACGGGCAGTGGAACAGAGGGTGGCTTCCTATGAGGAGTTCAG GGGTATTGTCCTCGCATCACATCTGAAGCCGCTGGAGCAGAAGGGCAAGATAGGAGGAAAGAGGACAGTGCCCTGGAACTGTCACAGTATTCAGGGAAGGCCCTCCCAGGATGAAACCACTGAAATCTCCCTG GAGAAAACGCTCCTCCAGCCCGAGACCTCGGCTGAGTTCTACCGTGATTGGCGGCGATACTTGCGGAGTGGGCCAGAGCGCTACGAGGCCCTGCTGCAGCTCGGGGGCCCAAAGCTGGGCCGCCTCTTCCAGGTGGATGTGGGGTTTGGGCTTCTAGGGGAGATGCTGATGGCACTGGCTGATCACGTGAGGCCAGCTGACCGGCGGGTGGTGCTGGGGATCCTGCGCAGCCTGGCCAGCACCGGCCGCTTCACCCTGAACCTGAGCCTGATGAGCCATGCGGAGAGAGAGAGCTGCAGATCTTTGTTTCAGAAGCTGCAGGCCATGGGCACCCCCAGCCTGGAggggcggggtctgggggagcAGCGTGGTGGGTTTCAGGAGGAGGAGAGTCTTCTGCAAGAGCTGCTAAGGCTGTACCATGTGGACTGA
- the FAM187A gene encoding Ig-like V-type domain-containing protein FAM187A: MNLAQATVFLWVLGSLQAFEIVEKENIFQRTPCPAFLMFDNAAYLADMSFELPCHCKPEEVPAVVWYYQKHLGSGHTKVLTDFDGRVLTEAAQVRVGSDMLVRFSIRMFSLLVFRAQPEDSGLYFCGTRKGDYFYAYDVDIQSSEGMVATFKDQGQEPLADEYHGSLHVFTTFWEWTPCDRCGVRGEQWRIGLCYLQSPDLSPRYRKTLPDVVSCGSRAVPRQLRAKAGDRAPELLLQSCLVPCEKKKKKMQEGVMALFSYVSKVGSRPWLPQVPIQFHQQRLGHGLIISCPGARPEHAVAWDKDHQYLYRTQYLKGVNWSMRVFIDHGNHLHIRSTQLEDRGIYYCWRQGVRVAGFRLAVTSRGRYPVSFSNPEIRATLVLTLIGYLLITAVFITIHLCRCCCYLFRCCPHFSP, encoded by the coding sequence ATGAACCTGGCCCAGGCCACTGTGTTCCTGTGGGTGTTGGGCAGCCTCCAGGCCTTTGAAATCGTGGAGAAGGAGAACATTTTTCAGAGGACCCCCTGCCCAGCTTTCCTGATGTTTGACAATGCAGCCTACCTGGCTGACATGAGCTTCGAGCTCCCCTGCCACTGCAAGCCCGAGGAGGTGCCTGCTGTCGTCTGGTACTATCAGAAGCACCTCGGCAGCGGCCACACCAAAGTGCTGACGGACTTTGATGGGCGGGTCCTGACGGAGGCAGCCCAGGTGCGCGTGGGCAGCGACATGCTGGTCCGCTTCAGCATCCGCATGTTCAGCCTGTTGGTCTTCCGGGCACAGCCCGAGGACTCGGGCTTGTATTTCTGCGGCACCCGCAAGGGGGACTACTTTTACGCCTACGATGTGGACATCCAGAGCAGTGAGGGGATGGTGGCCACCTTCAAGGACCAGGGCCAGGAGCCCCTCGCAGATGAGTACCATGGGAGCCTCCACGTCTTCACCACCTTCTGGGAGTGGACCCCCTGCGACCGCTGCGGGGTGCGTGGGGAGCAGTGGCGCATTGGCCTGTGTTACCTGCAGAGCCCAGACCTCTCCCCCCGCTACCGCAAGACATTGCCCGACGTGGTGTCCTGTGGTTCGCGGGCTGTGCCCAGGCAGCTCCGGGCCAAGGCCGGTGACCGCGCCCCCGAGCTGCTGCTTCAGAGCTGCCTGGTGCCCTgcgagaagaagaagaagaagatgcaGGAGGGTGTGATGGCCCTCTTCAGCTACGTGTCCAAAGTGGGCAGCCGGCCCTGGTTGCCCCAGGTGCCCATTCAGTTCCACCAGCAGAGGCTGGGCCACGGACTGATCATCTCCTGTCCCGGGGCCCGGCCGGAGCATGCCGTGGCCTGGGACAAGGACCACCAGTACCTCTACCGCACGCAGTACCTAAAGGGCGTCAACTGGTCCATGAGGGTGTTCATCGACCATGGCAACCATCTCCACATCCGCTCCACGCAGCTGGAAGACCGGGGCATCTACTATTGCTGGCGGCAGGGCGTGCGCGTCGCTGGGTTCCGACTGGCTGTGACATCTCGAGGCCGCTACCCAGTCTCGTTCTCCAACCCCGAGATTCGGGCCACCCTGGTGCTCACCCTGATAGGCTACCTGCTCATCACGGCCGTCTTCATCACTATTCACCTCTGTCGTTGCTGCTGTTACTTATTCCGCTGTTGTCCCCACTTCTCCCCCTAG